A genome region from Hymenobacter tibetensis includes the following:
- a CDS encoding DUF4007 family protein: MSVQFPPTTIAEMFEAVHTTQTLLPSPPSFAGHQTFAMRSAWLKKGVDALLQDPAVFSAEGALVELGVGKNMVSAIRHWLLATRLAAPTERGGYMLPTELGHSLLTNNGTDPYLEDPATLWLLHWNLCGPGSQSYTWAFAFNVFREWEWTASALVTAVQNAARATSSKTFSQETVERDVSVFLQTYVAPTDRSQNAEDGLDCPLRELGLLRAGFGGQQQYSFVIGPKPSLPVSIFVWALRKFWDWKYPGSSTIAARDIAHAEGSPGMVFKLDEDSTLAYLDQLEALTAGALRFEDTPLVRQVVQTTADSLNPAALLRLHYAAAPVA; encoded by the coding sequence ATGTCTGTCCAGTTCCCACCTACCACCATTGCTGAGATGTTTGAAGCGGTTCACACCACTCAGACATTGTTGCCTAGTCCACCTAGTTTCGCCGGTCATCAAACCTTTGCCATGCGGTCAGCTTGGCTCAAAAAAGGTGTGGATGCATTGCTGCAAGACCCTGCGGTTTTCTCTGCTGAGGGTGCATTAGTTGAGCTAGGGGTAGGTAAAAATATGGTGTCAGCTATCCGCCATTGGCTGCTGGCCACGCGATTAGCAGCCCCAACCGAGCGTGGTGGCTATATGTTGCCCACGGAGCTAGGCCACTCTCTGCTTACAAACAACGGCACCGACCCATACCTTGAAGACCCCGCCACCTTGTGGCTGTTGCATTGGAACCTCTGTGGCCCCGGTTCGCAATCCTACACCTGGGCTTTTGCCTTCAACGTCTTTCGGGAGTGGGAGTGGACGGCCTCAGCCCTGGTTACAGCAGTGCAAAATGCGGCTCGGGCTACCAGTTCTAAAACCTTCTCCCAGGAAACCGTTGAGCGCGACGTAAGCGTGTTTCTGCAAACCTACGTCGCGCCGACCGACCGCAGCCAAAACGCCGAAGACGGCCTCGATTGCCCCTTACGCGAACTAGGCTTACTCCGAGCCGGCTTTGGCGGCCAACAACAATACTCTTTCGTCATCGGCCCCAAGCCCAGCTTGCCTGTTAGCATTTTCGTTTGGGCTCTCCGCAAGTTTTGGGACTGGAAGTACCCTGGTAGCAGTACTATCGCCGCCCGCGACATTGCGCATGCAGAAGGCTCGCCAGGTATGGTCTTCAAGCTCGACGAGGATTCCACGCTAGCCTACCTCGACCAACTCGAGGCCCTCACTGCCGGCGCGTTGCGCTTTGAGGATACGCCCCTCGTGCGCCAAGTGGTGCAAACCACGGCTGATTCCCTTAACCCCGCCGCGCTGCTGCGTCTTCACTACGCCGCCGCGCCTGTTGCCTAG
- a CDS encoding phosphoadenosine phosphosulfate reductase family protein produces MNLPNYTGPLHLEGAKVRHILCLSGGKDSTALALYMRDKVPEMEYAFADTGEELPETYDYLALLEAQLGKKINRLNPDRPFQHHLDIRNGFLPSGRQRWCTDLLKIKPFEAFVGDDLVYSYVGIRADENRSGYISSKTNIIPILPFKDDGLGYDEVMQILDDSGLGLPKYYEWRSRSGCYFCFYQQRNEWVGLKERHPDLFEKSKTFERFDEESGTRFTWNQRESLNELEQPERMAQIKADHQKRLERQSNFVPANLLDILSDDDDGEEGCLICHL; encoded by the coding sequence GTGAACCTACCCAATTACACTGGTCCGCTGCATCTCGAAGGAGCCAAGGTGCGCCACATTCTCTGCCTCTCCGGTGGCAAAGATTCTACGGCTCTGGCGCTATATATGCGCGATAAAGTACCCGAAATGGAGTATGCCTTTGCCGACACCGGCGAAGAGCTGCCCGAAACTTATGATTACTTGGCTCTGCTCGAGGCCCAGCTAGGAAAGAAAATTAACCGGCTCAATCCAGACCGGCCTTTTCAACACCATCTAGATATTCGTAATGGCTTTCTCCCCTCTGGGCGTCAGCGTTGGTGCACTGATTTACTTAAAATCAAGCCGTTTGAGGCATTTGTAGGCGATGATTTAGTGTATTCCTATGTCGGAATTCGAGCCGATGAGAACCGCTCAGGCTACATCTCCAGCAAGACTAATATCATTCCGATTCTGCCTTTCAAAGATGATGGGCTTGGATATGACGAGGTAATGCAAATTCTGGATGACAGCGGTTTGGGTTTGCCCAAATATTATGAATGGCGCTCCCGCTCCGGATGCTACTTCTGCTTTTATCAGCAGCGCAATGAGTGGGTAGGGTTGAAGGAACGCCATCCTGACTTGTTTGAGAAATCCAAGACATTTGAGCGGTTCGATGAGGAAAGCGGAACTCGCTTCACCTGGAATCAGCGCGAAAGCTTGAATGAGCTGGAACAGCCTGAGCGCATGGCACAGATTAAAGCAGACCACCAAAAGCGGCTAGAACGTCAAAGCAACTTTGTGCCTGCCAACTTATTGGATATCCTGAGTGACGACGATGATGGCGAAGAAGGATGCCTGATTTGTCATTTATAA
- a CDS encoding DUF4007 family protein — translation MEPIENVALSYHRGFGLVRTAVASVLRSYSEGYTRAQIEAESKLGPDQFTAAAIYCERSGLTIQGKLTDFGLTVAENDATLSESTTQWAMHYFLSNPALNSPNYWAMLTLNGLPLLGQLSQARISEDIVNYAQEVSGWQPSDRTVKSGATAYLATYAKEEGLGSLGILEEAEGRSQYTVRQPRALSVGSFACLLADYWQRHWPDRADVLLEQVTQGELARVLLLSENKVNDLLGSLAAPDMALVKRQRKHLPYQIIRQPSLDVTTIWQTHLYR, via the coding sequence ATGGAGCCTATCGAAAATGTAGCTTTAAGCTATCATCGTGGATTTGGGTTAGTTAGAACAGCCGTTGCATCAGTACTGCGCTCGTACTCTGAGGGCTATACCAGGGCACAGATTGAAGCTGAGTCAAAACTTGGGCCTGACCAGTTTACTGCAGCTGCAATTTATTGTGAGCGAAGTGGTTTGACGATTCAAGGCAAGCTTACTGATTTTGGCTTAACTGTAGCCGAAAATGATGCGACTTTATCTGAGTCAACAACTCAGTGGGCAATGCATTATTTTTTATCAAATCCTGCGCTCAATTCACCTAATTATTGGGCAATGCTGACCTTGAATGGTCTGCCTTTATTAGGTCAGTTGAGCCAAGCTAGGATTTCAGAGGACATAGTTAATTACGCCCAGGAGGTTTCTGGCTGGCAACCGTCAGATAGAACCGTAAAGTCGGGAGCAACAGCTTATTTAGCTACTTATGCGAAAGAGGAGGGTTTGGGTTCACTAGGCATCCTTGAAGAAGCCGAAGGCCGCAGCCAATACACGGTACGACAGCCTCGGGCACTGTCGGTCGGTTCGTTTGCCTGCCTACTGGCCGACTACTGGCAACGCCACTGGCCCGACCGTGCCGATGTGCTACTTGAACAAGTCACACAGGGTGAATTGGCGCGAGTGCTGCTGCTGAGCGAAAACAAGGTAAACGACCTGCTCGGCTCCCTGGCTGCCCCCGATATGGCCCTTGTGAAGCGGCAGCGCAAGCACCTGCCGTACCAGATTATCCGTCAGCCTAGCCTTGATGTGACCACCATCTGGCAAACTCACCTCTACCGCTAA